Proteins encoded by one window of Dendropsophus ebraccatus isolate aDenEbr1 chromosome 4, aDenEbr1.pat, whole genome shotgun sequence:
- the LOC138789284 gene encoding 5-hydroxytryptamine receptor 3A-like, protein MSVARKWIPGIGYCQFNCIDVLIRNLSFPSPSVRPVKHWTTVTDIHIEMKLYTVIDLDTSLQSLTSVVWFTMAWKNEFIQWKPEQFCSIDKLILSNAGYWQPDLYIYERIETMDKSPPVPFYLIENNGYTKRVMPIRIVSFCKLNIFKFPFDTQRCNITFGTYVHPAHNVRMLSMLNSFEVLNNTLDVYVGQGDWYLLDITVANDTVLSYGQAFSTVYYEITLQRAPVAYVMTLIAPACLMVLMDIISMFIVMESGGRLGFKITIVLGFSVLLSILNTMLPSSDVPPLLGIFCCVCMAAMTISIIECITISSMLMLSEAEPTVPSWIKSWILRHLARVLCFKEEFFIKYGIIFSETEKYENKKVLEEQSLETKRKPQRDKEDNLDVILLKMLLLEVLKIHKKIVDSRKMENIKTEWHAAALVLERFVLIIYLLTVVILLAVVLIIWLT, encoded by the exons ATGAGCGTTGCAAGGAAGTGGATTCCTG GTATAGGTTACTGCCAGTTTAACTGTATTGATGTTCTTATCCGGAATTTGTCTTTTCCAAGTCCAAGTGTTCGGCCTGTAAAACACTGGACAACTGTAACTGATATACATATTGAAATGAAACTGTACACCGTCATTGATCTG GACACAAGCTTGCAATCTTTAACTTCAGTAGTTTGGTTCACCATG GCATGGAAAAATGAATTCATACAATGGAAGCCAGAACAGTTTTGTTCCATTGATAAGTTAATTTTGTCTAATGCTGGATATTGGCAGCCAGACCTGTATATTTATGAGAG GATAGAAACTATGGACAAGTCTCCACCAGTACCGTTCTATCTAATTGAGAACAATGGATACACTAAAAGAGTAATGCCAATTCGGATAGTTAGTTTCTGTAAGCTAAACATCTTCAAGTTTCCATTTGACACGCAACGGTGTAATATTACATTTGGTACATATGTTCACCCAG CTCACAATGTTCGCATGTTGTCAATGTTGAATTCCTTTGAGGTGCTCAACAATACACTTGATGTCTATGTTGGCCAGGGTGACTGGTACCTGTTAGATATCACAGTAGCAAATGATACTGTGTTGTCTTATGGACAAGCATTCAGTACAGTTTACTATGAG ATAACACTACAGCGGGCACCTGTAGCTTATGTCATGACACTTATTGCCCCAGCTTGCTTAATGGTTCTAATGGATATTATTAGTATGTTCATAGTGATGGAGTCTGGGGGGAGACTTGGTTTCAAAATAACCATTGTTTTGGGCTTCTCTGTGCTCCTTTCAATTCTGAACACCATGCTCCCAAGCTCTGACGTGCCTCCACTTTTAG GCAtattctgctgtgtgtgtatggctgccaTGACAATCAGTATAATAGAATGTATTACTATCTCCTCCATGTTAATGCTCTCTGAGGCTGAACCAACTGTCCCATCCTGGATAAAATCCTGGATCTTGAGGCACCTGGCACGTGTCCTCTGCTTTAAAGAAGAGTTCTTTATAAAATATGGGATCATCTTTTCAGAAACAGAAAAAT ATGAGAATAAGAAGGTGCTAGAAGAACAAAGCTTGGAAACTAAAAGAAAGCCCCAAAGAGACAAGGAGGACAACTTGGATGTAATACTGTTAAAGATGCTACTGTTAGAGGTCTTAAAGATACATAAGAAAATTGTTGATTCTAGAAAAATGGAAAACATCAAGACAGAATGGCATGCTGCAGCCCTCGTACTGGAGCGATTTGTCCTCATAATATACCTTCTTACTGTAGTCATTTTACTTGCTGTTGTACTTATTATCTGGTTGACataa